The Noviherbaspirillum saxi genome includes a window with the following:
- the fliD gene encoding flagellar filament capping protein FliD — translation MAMSSAGVGANLDVAGLVSKLMAVESQPLTTLQKKEASYQAKLTAYGSLKGALSSFQSSISGLSDVSKFQSLTASASDSSILSASSTSAASPGNYTVSVSALAQSQTISSAGQASTTAAIGGAGTTTLTFQFGTISGGSLASGTYTGASFAQDATQATGSVVINNSNNSLQGIRDAINSAGVGVTASIVNDGNPTTPYRLLITSNSTGLSKSMKITSDGGDASISSLLSYDPAGTQNLTQTSAAQNAALSVNGLAISSASNSVTGAISGVTLNLTKAGSTNLSIANNTSAIASALQSLVQSYNSINTTLNTLTRYNATTKQGGLLMGDASMQMIQSRIRSTLSGALSGLGSNTLTNLSQVGLSFLKDGTLSLDNAKLQSALSSNFGDFASLFASFGKATDSLTSYVSATGNTKAGSYAVEVTTLATQGKVTGSAPATQARLTGSAAADLTVTAGVNDKLLVSVDGGSAISVTLTPGAPYANADALAAQVQADINTALTAASQTGQVTVTQSAGRLSITSNAFGSASAVSVTDDGGFPGNTGATSLLGGAPTTSSVATIKTGVNDQLSLGVNGTTATITLAAGTYTASTLAALIQSTANAATSFTSAGIAVTVSESAGVLTVNSNRYGVSSAVSIAGGSGAANLFGASPSATIGADIVGKINGVAATGSGQLLTGATGNDAEGLRVQVVGGIPGARGTVNFSKGYAYNLNKLLDDVLSSTGSIANSTTSVNNNIADLQKRATALNVQLAATEKRYMAQFTSLDTLISKMNATSSFLTQQLANLPKIEG, via the coding sequence ATGGCTATGTCGTCAGCTGGTGTCGGCGCAAATCTCGATGTAGCGGGACTTGTCTCCAAACTAATGGCCGTCGAAAGCCAACCGCTAACCACCCTGCAAAAGAAAGAAGCCAGCTATCAGGCAAAACTGACCGCTTATGGAAGCCTCAAGGGCGCCCTGTCTTCGTTCCAGTCCTCCATCTCGGGCTTGAGTGACGTGTCGAAGTTTCAGTCACTCACCGCGTCGGCATCGGATTCCAGCATTCTGTCCGCCTCCTCTACCAGCGCGGCAAGCCCCGGCAATTACACCGTTTCGGTCAGCGCGCTTGCTCAGTCGCAAACCATATCGAGCGCGGGCCAGGCTAGCACCACCGCTGCCATTGGCGGCGCAGGCACGACGACACTGACCTTTCAGTTTGGAACCATCAGCGGCGGTTCGCTTGCAAGCGGCACCTATACCGGCGCGTCGTTTGCACAGGATGCAACACAGGCAACCGGGTCCGTCGTGATCAACAACTCGAATAATTCGCTGCAAGGCATCCGCGATGCGATCAATTCGGCGGGTGTCGGCGTCACGGCGTCAATCGTCAACGACGGAAATCCCACCACACCGTATCGGCTGCTGATCACCTCCAACAGCACCGGCCTGTCCAAGAGTATGAAGATCACGTCGGACGGCGGCGATGCATCGATTTCCAGCCTGTTGAGTTACGACCCGGCGGGTACGCAAAACCTGACACAGACTTCGGCCGCGCAGAATGCTGCGCTATCGGTTAACGGCCTTGCCATCAGCAGCGCATCAAACTCGGTAACCGGCGCGATCAGTGGTGTGACGCTCAACCTGACAAAGGCGGGAAGCACGAACCTGTCAATCGCGAACAACACGTCCGCAATCGCTTCCGCGCTGCAGTCGCTGGTGCAGTCATATAATTCGATCAACACCACGCTCAATACGCTGACCCGCTATAACGCCACCACCAAGCAAGGCGGCCTGCTGATGGGAGATGCATCGATGCAGATGATCCAGTCCCGGATCCGAAGCACACTTTCCGGTGCGCTGAGCGGGCTTGGCAGCAACACGCTGACCAATCTTAGTCAGGTCGGCCTTTCGTTTCTGAAGGACGGCACCCTGTCACTCGACAACGCCAAGCTGCAATCGGCCTTGTCCAGCAACTTCGGTGATTTTGCTTCTCTGTTCGCGTCGTTCGGCAAGGCAACGGACAGTCTGACCAGTTATGTCAGCGCGACGGGTAACACCAAGGCGGGCAGCTATGCGGTAGAGGTTACAACGCTTGCGACACAAGGAAAGGTGACCGGATCGGCGCCGGCCACTCAGGCACGGCTGACGGGGTCCGCTGCGGCCGATCTGACGGTAACGGCAGGCGTAAACGACAAGTTACTGGTCTCGGTGGATGGCGGCAGCGCAATCTCCGTTACGCTCACTCCCGGAGCACCTTACGCCAACGCCGACGCACTGGCCGCCCAAGTCCAGGCCGATATCAATACTGCTCTAACTGCCGCAAGCCAGACAGGCCAGGTAACCGTGACCCAAAGCGCCGGCCGACTCAGCATAACGTCTAACGCATTCGGCTCGGCCTCCGCGGTGAGCGTCACGGACGACGGGGGATTTCCCGGCAATACCGGCGCTACCAGTTTGCTCGGAGGCGCACCGACGACGTCCTCGGTCGCAACCATCAAGACCGGGGTCAACGATCAGCTTTCGCTGGGCGTCAATGGAACCACTGCGACCATTACCCTGGCAGCGGGTACCTACACGGCAAGCACGCTCGCCGCGCTGATCCAGTCGACAGCAAATGCCGCGACGAGCTTTACCTCAGCCGGCATCGCGGTAACCGTGTCCGAGTCGGCCGGAGTGCTCACCGTGAACTCCAATCGCTACGGCGTCAGTTCCGCAGTAAGCATTGCCGGCGGGTCCGGCGCCGCCAACTTGTTTGGCGCCAGCCCATCGGCAACCATCGGCGCAGATATCGTCGGAAAGATAAACGGCGTCGCCGCTACGGGTTCGGGCCAGCTTCTTACAGGCGCAACTGGCAACGATGCCGAAGGTCTGCGGGTGCAGGTCGTCGGCGGAATACCCGGCGCACGCGGCACAGTCAATTTTTCGAAGGGTTATGCGTACAACCTGAACAAGCTCCTCGATGACGTATTGTCCAGCACGGGATCAATTGCCAATAGCACGACCAGTGTCAACAATAATATTGCGGATTTGCAGAAGCGTGCCACGGCACTGAACGTACAACTGGCGGCGACTGAGAAGCGTTATATGGCACAGTTCACCTCATTGGATACCTTGATCAGCAAGATGAATGCCACGAGTAGTTTTCTGACGCAACAACTAGCTAACCTTCCAAAGATTGAAGGGTAA
- a CDS encoding flagellar protein FliT has product MSNLRFLERYKDMERLSRDMLNAASQADWDTLVALEQSRTSIEQELKLVDTLSWQGAHGLQKRMLLESILAIDADTRALADSGMKGLQAQLGSIDTGKKLKKTYGLP; this is encoded by the coding sequence GTGAGTAATTTGCGATTTCTGGAGCGCTACAAGGATATGGAGCGTTTGTCCCGGGATATGCTGAACGCAGCAAGCCAGGCTGACTGGGACACACTCGTCGCGCTCGAGCAGTCACGCACTTCGATTGAGCAGGAATTGAAGCTTGTCGACACGCTGTCTTGGCAAGGCGCGCACGGGCTGCAGAAAAGAATGCTGCTTGAATCAATTCTTGCGATCGATGCCGACACACGCGCCCTTGCCGATAGCGGAATGAAGGGGTTGCAGGCACAATTGGGCAGCATCGACACAGGAAAGAAGCTGAAGAAAACTTACGGTCTGCCGTGA
- a CDS encoding flagellin, whose translation MSSMINTNIASLNAQRNLSSSSSSLTTALQRLSSGLRINSAKDDAAGLAISQRMSSQIGGLSQAARNANDAISLAQTAEGALSGMSDNLQRLRTLAVQSANATNSDSDRATIQTEVASLVAEIGRVAQTTEFNGIKLLDGSFTSQAFQVGANANQTISISMDNASTSKLGSTQASSLTASNNGTALASADLTINGVAIGASVAASDNASTAGASSSAISKAAAINAASAQTGVTAKADVNTVAGASMTGTAGTGTITINGKTSGTITLGTDTAANRTAVISAINAMSGQTGVVATDTGADGSGISLAAADGRNVAVSFSSASGTFTSATTGVTSGTGYGTYTLSSTKAITVSGAASKLANAGVTAGTYATQTAYASTTANTTTAAFASGDIKLNGVIIGASLAASDKSSTTDQAKSAISKAAAINAVSSQTGVTATANATTVSGAAMTGAAGTGTFTINGVTTDLVTVTTDAQASRTAVINAINAKSGQTGVVAVDGGADSSGVTLIAQDGRNVALTASQSSGSFASATTGVTLTATTYGTFTLNSAKSFKVEAGSTASMSSLGMLNAGTYGAGKSGQALSTIDVSTASGANDAITAIDNAISTINTSRANLGAIQNRFTSTISTLQSTSENLTAAKSRITDADFAAETANMTRGQILQQAGTAMLAQANGLPNGVLALLR comes from the coding sequence ATGTCATCCATGATCAACACCAACATTGCGTCCCTGAATGCACAGCGGAACTTGTCCTCTTCGTCCAGCTCGCTGACGACCGCTCTGCAGCGTCTGTCTTCCGGTCTGCGCATCAATAGCGCGAAGGATGACGCGGCTGGCCTGGCAATTTCCCAGCGTATGTCTTCGCAGATCGGCGGCCTGAGCCAGGCAGCACGTAATGCGAACGACGCGATTTCCCTGGCTCAGACAGCTGAAGGTGCGTTGTCCGGCATGTCCGACAACTTGCAACGTCTGCGTACACTGGCTGTTCAGTCGGCTAACGCGACAAACTCCGACTCCGACCGCGCAACAATCCAGACAGAAGTTGCTTCGCTGGTCGCTGAAATCGGCCGTGTCGCACAGACCACGGAATTTAACGGAATCAAGCTGCTTGACGGTTCGTTCACATCCCAAGCGTTCCAGGTCGGCGCGAATGCCAACCAGACAATCTCCATTTCGATGGACAATGCTTCCACCAGCAAACTCGGAAGCACTCAGGCTTCGTCCCTGACCGCATCGAACAACGGCACAGCGCTGGCAAGTGCAGATCTGACGATCAATGGCGTGGCAATTGGCGCTTCGGTGGCGGCTTCGGACAATGCTTCGACCGCAGGCGCCTCTTCAAGTGCGATTTCCAAAGCCGCAGCAATTAATGCAGCATCGGCACAAACCGGCGTAACAGCAAAGGCCGACGTCAATACGGTGGCCGGCGCATCCATGACCGGTACGGCGGGAACCGGCACCATCACGATTAATGGAAAAACAAGCGGTACGATCACGCTGGGAACAGATACCGCCGCAAATCGTACAGCTGTGATTTCTGCAATCAACGCAATGTCTGGACAGACCGGCGTCGTTGCAACGGACACGGGCGCTGACGGCAGCGGCATCTCCCTCGCAGCTGCCGACGGCCGCAACGTGGCGGTATCCTTCAGCTCCGCTTCCGGTACCTTTACATCGGCCACTACCGGCGTGACCTCCGGCACTGGCTACGGCACATACACACTGTCCTCCACCAAAGCAATCACCGTCTCCGGCGCCGCATCGAAACTCGCCAATGCCGGCGTGACCGCAGGCACATACGCGACACAGACTGCTTATGCGTCGACAACCGCAAATACAACTACTGCGGCTTTCGCTTCCGGCGATATCAAACTGAATGGCGTCATTATCGGCGCCTCGCTTGCAGCTTCGGATAAGTCGTCCACGACAGACCAGGCCAAGAGCGCGATCTCGAAGGCGGCGGCGATTAACGCCGTGAGCAGCCAGACAGGCGTGACCGCGACTGCAAATGCAACAACGGTGAGCGGTGCCGCGATGACGGGCGCTGCAGGCACAGGTACATTTACCATCAACGGCGTCACTACCGATTTGGTTACCGTTACGACGGATGCACAGGCCAGCCGCACCGCAGTAATCAATGCAATCAATGCAAAGAGCGGTCAGACAGGTGTTGTGGCGGTTGATGGCGGCGCGGACAGCTCCGGCGTCACACTGATTGCCCAAGATGGCCGTAACGTCGCGTTGACTGCAAGCCAGTCCTCCGGCTCGTTTGCTTCGGCCACTACCGGCGTCACGCTGACAGCGACAACCTACGGCACCTTCACATTGAACTCCGCCAAGTCGTTCAAGGTTGAAGCAGGATCGACGGCTTCGATGTCCAGCCTCGGTATGCTGAATGCCGGTACCTACGGCGCAGGCAAGAGCGGCCAGGCATTGTCTACCATCGACGTGTCCACGGCTTCCGGCGCGAACGATGCGATTACGGCGATCGATAATGCGATTTCGACAATCAACACCAGCCGCGCGAATCTCGGTGCGATCCAGAATCGCTTCACATCGACGATCTCCACGCTGCAGTCGACATCGGAAAACCTGACAGCCGCGAAATCGCGTATCACCGATGCCGACTTCGCCGCTGAAACTGCAAATATGACCCGCGGTCAGATTCTGCAGCAGGCTGGTACTGCGATGCTGGCCCAGGCCAACGGCCTCCCGAACGGCGTGCTGGCTCTGCTCCGCTAA
- a CDS encoding pyridoxal phosphate-dependent decarboxylase family protein gives MQQPSPHTLDPSDWDELRAQGHRMLDDIFDYMQQFRERPVWQAAPAEVRDRFKEGLPYAPSSLDTVHQGFLQDVLPYAIGNAHPGFMGWVQGGGTPVGMLAEMLAAGINANVGGREQIPVEVERQILRWVRELFSFPETASGIFVTGTSMANLIGVLVARTAALGTGVRKSGLAASGTRLVAYASKAAHGCVAQAMDLSGLGLDALRPIPFDRRGEMDLTALQHAIDEDRRKGFTPFLIVGTAGAVDTGAVDDLSSIADIAEREKLWFHVDGAYGALAIMAPDIAPRLDGIERADSIAFDFHKWAQVQYDAGFILVRDGAMHYDTFASPAAYLQRETRGMAANSPWPCDFGPDLSRGFRALKTWFAIKTYGIDRLGQVISGTCALAKYLGQRIASEPELELLAPVSLSIVCFRYRCDSTDDADRINNDIVIALQESGIAAPSTTIIDGKLAIRVALFNHRTNVGDVDALLKATLQFGRMETVRTESAAL, from the coding sequence ATGCAACAGCCATCTCCGCACACGCTCGATCCGTCCGATTGGGATGAATTGCGCGCCCAGGGACATCGTATGCTTGACGATATCTTCGACTACATGCAGCAGTTTCGCGAACGCCCCGTATGGCAGGCAGCACCAGCCGAAGTCCGCGATCGCTTCAAGGAAGGTCTGCCCTATGCGCCTTCCTCGCTCGACACAGTGCATCAAGGTTTTCTGCAGGACGTTCTGCCCTATGCGATAGGCAATGCGCATCCGGGTTTCATGGGATGGGTACAGGGAGGCGGCACGCCGGTCGGCATGCTCGCGGAAATGCTCGCTGCAGGCATCAACGCCAATGTCGGCGGGCGGGAGCAGATTCCGGTCGAAGTCGAACGCCAGATCCTGCGCTGGGTGCGTGAGCTGTTTAGTTTTCCAGAGACCGCGAGCGGCATCTTCGTCACCGGCACATCGATGGCCAACCTGATCGGCGTACTGGTGGCCAGAACCGCTGCGCTCGGCACCGGCGTGCGCAAGAGCGGCCTTGCGGCAAGCGGCACGCGGCTCGTCGCCTACGCCTCCAAGGCCGCGCATGGCTGCGTCGCGCAGGCAATGGACTTGTCCGGCCTGGGACTCGATGCCCTGCGTCCGATTCCCTTCGACCGGCGCGGTGAAATGGACTTGACTGCCCTGCAGCACGCCATCGACGAAGACAGGCGCAAGGGTTTCACGCCATTTCTTATCGTCGGCACCGCAGGTGCGGTCGACACCGGCGCGGTCGACGATTTGTCGTCCATCGCAGACATAGCTGAGCGAGAAAAGCTCTGGTTCCATGTCGACGGTGCTTATGGCGCGCTCGCCATCATGGCGCCCGATATCGCGCCGCGACTCGACGGCATAGAACGCGCGGATTCGATTGCATTCGACTTCCATAAATGGGCACAGGTACAGTACGACGCTGGCTTCATCCTGGTACGCGACGGTGCGATGCACTATGACACTTTCGCATCCCCTGCCGCTTATCTTCAGCGCGAAACACGCGGTATGGCAGCGAACTCGCCATGGCCATGTGACTTCGGCCCCGACCTGTCGCGCGGATTCCGTGCACTCAAGACCTGGTTCGCCATCAAGACCTACGGCATTGACCGTCTGGGACAGGTCATCTCCGGCACATGCGCACTGGCGAAATATCTCGGCCAGCGCATTGCGTCCGAACCGGAACTTGAATTGCTCGCTCCGGTTTCATTGAGCATCGTCTGCTTCCGCTATCGCTGCGACAGCACTGACGACGCAGACAGGATCAACAACGACATTGTCATTGCCCTGCAGGAATCGGGCATTGCGGCGCCCTCAACCACCATTATCGACGGCAAGCTTGCAATCCGCGTCGCGCTCTTCAATCATCGTACCAACGTCGGCGATGTCGATGCCTTGCTCAAGGCGACACTGCAGTTCGGTCGGATGGAAACCGTTCGTACAGAAAGCGCAGCATTGTGA
- a CDS encoding ATP-grasp domain-containing protein, which translates to MQSIQAPDTAMPETRAPLIGLAPLMRQAFSGVDLKPLGSQLIERSTRFPDDAHTLMDLSTVLQLTGNRDIALAMQVQALALQQIYRIPAATPEPAIRLLAVMAPGDLMANTPLEFLLEQSDVTLDMLYLTPNMDALPELPEHDVMFVAVGESDDNRNLLEQLAAVTPHWPRPVLNAPDRIANLSRDRACALLGDAPGIAMPRSVRIPRGLLEQIGADAIPIGGILDDGQFPIIARPVGSHAGHGLDKLEHPEDIKAYLAANDSNEFYVARFVDYRSEDGLFRKYRIILIEGKPYVSHMAISSHWMIHYLNAGMTDSADKRAEEEAFMAGFESGFAVRHAQAFAEIRTRLGLDYVGIDCGETNDRRLLIFEADSDMIVHAMDPVDMFPYKQPQMRKLFAAFRQMLGNVAARTV; encoded by the coding sequence ATGCAATCCATTCAAGCTCCAGACACCGCAATGCCGGAGACCCGTGCGCCGCTGATCGGCCTTGCGCCATTGATGCGCCAGGCATTCTCGGGGGTCGATCTCAAGCCGCTGGGATCCCAGCTGATCGAGCGCTCTACCCGATTCCCCGATGACGCCCACACGCTGATGGACTTGTCGACGGTGCTGCAATTGACCGGCAACCGCGATATTGCGCTGGCGATGCAGGTGCAAGCGCTGGCATTGCAACAGATCTACCGCATTCCCGCAGCCACGCCCGAACCGGCAATCCGCCTGCTGGCCGTCATGGCGCCCGGCGATCTGATGGCCAATACACCACTGGAATTTCTGCTTGAACAGTCGGATGTCACACTCGACATGCTGTACCTGACGCCCAACATGGATGCTTTGCCGGAATTGCCTGAGCATGACGTCATGTTTGTCGCTGTCGGTGAATCGGACGACAACCGGAACCTGCTTGAACAACTGGCTGCGGTAACGCCGCACTGGCCGCGGCCGGTGCTCAATGCCCCCGACCGTATTGCAAATCTGTCGCGTGACCGTGCATGCGCCCTGCTCGGCGATGCGCCCGGCATCGCCATGCCGAGGTCGGTTCGCATTCCGCGCGGTCTGCTGGAACAGATTGGCGCGGACGCTATTCCCATCGGCGGCATCCTCGATGACGGACAGTTTCCCATCATCGCGCGCCCGGTAGGATCGCACGCCGGCCATGGCCTGGACAAGCTTGAGCATCCGGAAGACATCAAGGCTTATCTGGCCGCGAACGACAGCAATGAATTCTATGTCGCGCGCTTCGTCGATTATCGCAGCGAGGATGGACTGTTCCGCAAATACCGCATCATCCTCATTGAAGGAAAACCCTACGTCAGCCATATGGCGATTTCTTCGCACTGGATGATTCATTACCTCAATGCCGGCATGACCGACAGCGCAGACAAGCGCGCCGAAGAAGAAGCTTTCATGGCCGGATTTGAAAGCGGATTCGCGGTGCGTCACGCGCAAGCCTTCGCGGAGATCCGCACGCGACTGGGACTGGACTACGTAGGCATCGATTGCGGCGAAACCAACGACCGGCGCCTGCTGATCTTCGAAGCCGATAGCGACATGATTGTCCATGCGATGGACCCGGTCGACATGTTCCCCTACAAGCAGCCGCAGATGCGCAAGCTGTTTGCGGCTTTTCGGCAAATGCTTGGCAATGTGGCAGCACGGACGGTCTGA
- a CDS encoding response regulator transcription factor gives MSAHQPIRIIIADDHAIVREGLKQILADSDDMIVSGDAESGTDAIKLARRGDADVLLLDISMPDRSGIEVLKQIKKEAPKLAVLMLSMHREDQYAIRSLKAGASGYLNKQSAPAELVDAIRLVASGRKYISPALAQELANQVGDENRDIPPHETLSDREYQTLVMIASGKTVSDIAGELSLSVKTISMYRSRLLQKMKLRHNAELTHYAIKNHLVE, from the coding sequence ATGAGCGCACACCAGCCCATCAGAATCATCATTGCCGACGACCACGCGATTGTGCGCGAGGGCTTGAAACAGATCCTTGCCGACAGCGACGACATGATCGTGTCCGGCGACGCCGAGAGCGGTACGGACGCGATCAAGCTCGCACGGCGCGGCGATGCCGACGTACTCCTGCTGGATATTTCCATGCCCGACCGCAGCGGCATCGAAGTGCTCAAGCAGATCAAAAAAGAAGCACCGAAGCTCGCCGTCCTGATGCTGTCCATGCATCGCGAAGACCAGTATGCAATTCGTTCACTCAAGGCGGGCGCATCCGGCTATCTGAACAAGCAAAGCGCGCCGGCGGAACTCGTCGACGCCATTCGGCTGGTGGCTTCCGGTCGCAAGTACATCAGCCCGGCGCTGGCGCAGGAGCTCGCCAATCAGGTCGGCGACGAAAACCGGGACATCCCCCCGCACGAAACGCTTTCCGATCGCGAGTACCAGACGCTGGTGATGATCGCATCGGGAAAAACGGTCAGTGACATTGCCGGTGAACTCTCGCTCTCGGTCAAGACGATCAGCATGTATCGCTCACGCCTGTTGCAAAAAATGAAACTGCGCCATAACGCCGAACTGACGCATTACGCGATCAAAAACCATCTGGTCGAATGA
- a CDS encoding GGDEF domain-containing protein: protein MQDSEKKPELQSPTDIAREAFRRLAVRRIAPTPDAYRDIYEEIAGAKTIAGPEKILAEFATSLSGASTELARLANNFKRAHDKRDWDGYSAQLSQLIERHLNPKTTTAKPDTATVPPAAAASALKSAGIPLVDTPAAAPLRSRDIALVDMVAPPVRKSAGVALVDMPSATPMPKAAAPTPAALPAAPVATESRQLRLLRELLVRTLTLALGSLLRNAPELAEESEMLASSARNATTEPALNDISARLKQLCFRIELKADDLAEEHELLLRLFQLLLENIGELLEDDSWLSGQLANVQDLLSGPLSRSALLDATRSLKEVIYKQGVLKHSLKEAKVTVKNMMITFIDRLGEVATSTGDFHKKMGNYSQKISQAKDIIELNHILEDVMRDTRLAQTEVLRSQEDIIAAKQEVQEAEARIEQLESQLEQMSELVREDQLTGSLNRRGLDDAYEREVARSTRRKTPLCVALLDLDDFKRLNDTYGHTAGDGALIHLVRVIKETLRTMDVIARFGGEEFLIVLPDTPLEEAVQTVTRLQRELTKRIFMHDNQKLLITFSAGVALRNDDEEQTDLIKRADEALYEAKRAGKNRVVAAR from the coding sequence ATGCAAGACAGTGAAAAAAAGCCGGAGCTGCAAAGCCCCACCGATATTGCCCGTGAAGCGTTTCGACGACTGGCCGTGCGCCGCATTGCGCCGACGCCGGATGCGTATCGCGACATCTACGAAGAAATTGCCGGTGCAAAGACCATAGCGGGTCCCGAAAAGATTCTTGCCGAATTTGCCACGAGCCTGTCCGGCGCTTCCACGGAACTGGCCCGGCTGGCGAATAATTTCAAGCGTGCGCACGACAAGCGCGATTGGGATGGCTACAGCGCACAGCTTTCGCAACTTATTGAACGGCATCTGAATCCAAAGACCACAACCGCAAAACCGGATACAGCGACTGTTCCACCGGCGGCGGCGGCCTCGGCGTTGAAATCCGCCGGCATACCTCTGGTGGATACTCCCGCAGCCGCTCCCCTCAGATCCCGCGATATCGCGCTGGTCGATATGGTCGCACCGCCCGTGCGGAAATCCGCAGGCGTCGCGCTGGTCGATATGCCTTCGGCCACTCCCATGCCGAAGGCCGCTGCGCCGACACCAGCCGCATTGCCGGCAGCTCCGGTGGCAACCGAGAGCCGGCAATTGCGCCTGTTGCGCGAACTGCTGGTGCGCACCTTGACCCTTGCCCTTGGCTCCCTGCTGCGCAATGCGCCGGAACTCGCCGAAGAATCCGAAATGCTTGCTTCTTCCGCGCGCAACGCCACCACGGAACCGGCATTGAACGATATCAGCGCCCGTCTCAAGCAGCTTTGTTTTCGCATCGAACTGAAAGCCGACGATCTGGCCGAGGAACACGAGCTGCTGCTGCGCCTGTTCCAGCTTCTGCTGGAAAACATCGGCGAGCTGCTGGAAGATGATTCCTGGCTCAGCGGTCAGCTTGCCAACGTTCAGGATTTGCTGTCCGGGCCACTAAGCCGCAGCGCCCTGCTCGATGCCACGCGCAGCCTGAAGGAAGTGATCTATAAGCAAGGCGTGCTCAAGCACAGCCTGAAAGAGGCGAAGGTCACCGTCAAGAACATGATGATCACCTTTATCGATCGTCTCGGCGAAGTCGCGACCAGCACCGGCGACTTTCACAAGAAGATGGGTAACTATTCGCAAAAGATCAGCCAGGCCAAGGACATCATCGAACTGAACCACATCCTGGAAGACGTCATGCGCGACACGCGCCTGGCCCAGACGGAAGTGCTGCGCTCGCAGGAAGACATCATCGCCGCCAAGCAAGAGGTGCAGGAAGCGGAAGCACGGATCGAGCAACTGGAGTCCCAGCTTGAGCAGATGAGCGAGCTGGTACGCGAAGACCAGCTGACCGGCAGCCTGAACCGCCGAGGCCTTGACGACGCCTATGAGCGCGAGGTTGCCCGTTCGACGCGGCGCAAGACGCCGCTCTGCGTCGCGCTGCTCGACCTCGACGATTTCAAACGCCTCAACGATACCTATGGACACACGGCCGGCGATGGCGCGCTGATTCACCTGGTGCGCGTCATCAAGGAAACCCTGCGCACAATGGATGTCATTGCCCGTTTCGGCGGCGAAGAATTTTTGATCGTCCTGCCCGACACGCCGCTTGAAGAAGCGGTACAAACCGTGACTCGGCTGCAGCGGGAACTGACCAAGCGGATTTTCATGCATGACAATCAAAAGCTGTTGATCACTTTCAGCGCCGGCGTGGCCTTGCGCAATGACGATGAAGAACAGACCGACCTGATCAAGCGCGCCGATGAAGCACTGTATGAAGCCAAACGCGCAGGGAAAAACCGGGTTGTGGCGGCGAGGTAG